A portion of the Tenacibaculum todarodis genome contains these proteins:
- a CDS encoding thioredoxin family protein, with amino-acid sequence MVQELSQDNLAELVSENKTVIVQYSATWCGNCRIMKPKFKKLASENENVVFVIADAEKFPESRKLADVSNLPTFATFVDGKFVNQVQTNKFDSLKELVAEIV; translated from the coding sequence ATGGTACAAGAATTAAGTCAAGATAATTTAGCTGAATTAGTTTCAGAAAATAAAACAGTTATAGTTCAATATTCTGCAACTTGGTGTGGAAACTGTAGAATTATGAAGCCTAAATTTAAGAAATTAGCTTCTGAAAATGAAAACGTAGTTTTTGTAATTGCAGATGCAGAAAAATTTCCTGAAAGTAGAAAATTAGCAGATGTAAGTAATTTACCAACATTTGCAACTTTTGTAGATGGTAAATTTGTAAATCAAGTACAAACGAACAAATTTGATTCTTTAAAAGAATTGGTGGCAGAGATAGTATAA